AGGTAGTCCTGACCGGAGAGTGTGCTGGTTGCGGCAAGGTTCCAATCAAAGTATGCCGTGTCGCCGTTCAGCCCGCCAAGCCAGGAGTTAGCTGCAGCGGCCTGTTCGATACCTGTAGAGCGGAAACCTGTCCCGGTGCTCACATTCCAGGTGGCGGGGTTGCCATTCTGTTCGTAAACAATCTCCCATACAGCAGCACCGAAGGCTTCCGCCAGTCGTTTATTTGCAGTAGTCGGGTTGGTGACCCAGTTGGTGTCGAAATGTCTGCCCCAAAGCTCGCGAATGTAGTTGGCTTTGAGGGTCTGCATGGGCGTACCGTATTGAGCCGGCAGAGGCGCTTCGTCCAAGGGGACAACATTCTGCCAGCCATTATATGGTTCTTGAGGCAATTCTATACAGAAGCCCCAATCAGGAACCTGTGTACCCAAATCGGTGCCGCCTGCGTTGGTCCAAGAATAGATTCCGGTGTATACGGTTACGCCGGAAAGGCCGCCGCCCCAGATTGTGCCTGTGTCCGAAAGACTATTATTGTGATTCTTGGCGTTTACAGTTCCAAGAATAGTCGCACTTGCTGTCGAAGTTAGTGCGAGGCTTACAATAACTGCCGAACAA
The genomic region above belongs to Phycisphaerae bacterium and contains:
- a CDS encoding PEP-CTERM sorting domain-containing protein; amino-acid sequence: MMRKKWLIIACSAVIVSLALTSTASATILGTVNAKNHNNSLSDTGTIWGGGLSGVTVYTGIYSWTNAGGTDLGTQVPDWGFCIELPQEPYNGWQNVVPLDEAPLPAQYGTPMQTLKANYIRELWGRHFDTNWVTNPTTANKRLAEAFGAAVWEIVYEQNGNPATWNVSTGTGFRSTGIEQAAAANSWLGGLNGDTAYFDWNLAATSTLSGQDYLILLPTTPPHTPEPATVCLLGLGTLALLRKRNA